A single genomic interval of Plodia interpunctella isolate USDA-ARS_2022_Savannah chromosome 16, ilPloInte3.2, whole genome shotgun sequence harbors:
- the kek3 gene encoding uncharacterized protein kek3, whose protein sequence is MWVIMILTLAVAVATDCPQHCECKWRNGKDAALCQRGGFTSIPTGLLSSTQLLDVSENRFATLKDHIFNKTDLLNLQRLYLSSCSIRIVQPRAFWGLKNLVELDLSNNKLSNVPSLSFSHITDLRDLKLNGNPITILKAEAFKYLRDLVRLTLSSCQISEIQPRTFFGLESSLQYLELSRNMLKVINVSVLAPLRTLKDVTLSSNPWECTCILRPMRDWMIKRNVPVTITPECALPPRLKSQPWNRIDLDDFACTPEVNVMTKHVRGIEGSDVVLFCKVSGIPVPRIRWYRGGRLLANSTSNINSGRNYIVKIEGLASNLTIKSADIHDAGAYTCYAENRAGKADVVIELTMEKSAEVRFKLQGLIAGITITAVIIVCSCFIGVCILESRKGGRLDRLNEQIVVTYQNDEVRLHDSKGDTELTMTPTDISRKRGDYRNVPSHDPEDRIYNNGIQDNISSVTPLPPSMHRPDYESRNYRHEMPDNDLHIPRHIQSIHETSQQILMDNLKAPIKKSSDYYNNNSKTYNRPQTHNFPYRHISTNDNERNYPDLIEMNSFERPIMRNDLKYEPHYFTIRKRKDGDSSSPLIDSRRNSSGGDSTGFYERPLNINRQSSWNRRSNSSSDLTIGSNRNRHNPSLPTSPTRERLCAPSATPLLDMTSLQKYSRTNYSRTTEELEFQVMQLEHFLDEYRTIGNQLFTSSKETKENLQKSRPIVSEELVILKASPYVTGMSSAALPDAASPLTLNASELSSQTVTERRSLYLN, encoded by the exons ATGTGGGTGATTATGATTCTTACACTGGCAGTAGCAGTCGCTACGGACTGCCCCCAGCACTGCGAGTGTAAATGGCGCAACGGGAAAGATGCAGCCCTATGTCAACGTGGAGGTTTTACTAGCATTCCTACAGGCCTATTATCGTCAACACAGCTGCTTGATGTCTCTGAAAACCGTTTTGCAACTCTTAAAGACCACATATTCAATAAAACTGATCTACTTAATTTACAGCGCCTTTATCTCTCTTCGTGTAGTATTCGGATTGTTCAACCTCGAGCATTCTGGGGACTGAAAAATCTTGTAGAACTAgatctttctaataataaactatctAATGTGCCATCTTTATCTTTCTCTCATATTACTGATCTTcgagatttaaaattaaatggcaatccaataacaattttaaaagcaGAAGCCTTCAAATATTTACGAGACCTCGTGCGATTGACTCTGAGTTCTTGCCAAATATCTGAAATACAACCTAGAACTTTTTTCGGTCTAGAAAGTTCACTGCAGTATTTAGAATTAAGCAGAAATATGTTAAAAGTCATTAATGTCAGCGTACTAGCACCATTAAGAACTTTAAAAGACGTGACACTTTCAAGCAATCCCTGGGAATGTACCTGCATTCTAAGACCGATGCGTGATTGGatgataaaaagaaatgtgCCCGTAACAATTACGCCAGAATGTGCTTTACCACCACGACTAAAGTCGCAACCCTGGAACAGAATCGATTTAGATGATTTTGCTTGTACTCCCGAAGTGAACGTTATGACAAAACATGTTAGAGGAATAGAAGGTAGCGATGTAGTTCTATTTTGCAAAGTATCTGGAATACCGGTGCCTAGAATACGATGGTATCGTGGTGGTCGGTTACTTGCTAATTCGACATCCAATATCAATTCCGGTAGAAATTACATAGTCAAAATTGAAGGCCTAGCAagtaatttaacaattaaatcaGCAGATATACATGATGCTGGGGCTTATACTTGTTACGCAGAAAACCGAGCTGGAAAAGCAGATGTTGTTATAGAACTTACAATGGAAAAGTCAGCAGAAGTTCGTTTCAAATTACAAGGTTTAATAGCGGGAATAACAATAACTGCTGTGATAATAGTATGCTCTTGTTTTATAGGAGTATGTATACTCGAATCTAGAAAAGGAGGAAGATTAGATAGATTAAATGAACAGATAGTAGTAACATATCAAAATGATGAAGTCAGATTACATGATAGTAAAGGAGATACTGAATTAACGATGACACCAACAGATATAAGTCGTAAGAGAGGTGATTATAGAAATGTGCCTTCCCATGATCCGGAAgacagaatttataataatggcaTTCAAGACAACATAAGTTCCGTAACTCCTTTGCCCCCGAGTATGCACAGACCGGACTATGAGTCACGAAACTATCGACATGAAATGCCAGATAACGATTTACATATTCCGAGACATATACAAAG tATCCACGAAACTTCTCAACAGATCCTTATGGATAATTTAAAAgctccaataaaaaaatcatctgACTATTATAACAACAACTCCAAAACATACAACCGACCACAAACACACAACTTTCCATATAGACACATATCTACTAATGATAATGAAAGAAACTATCCTGACTTAATAGAAATGAATTCTTTTGAACGTCCAATCATGAGAAATGATTTGAAATATGAACCccattattttactataagAAAAAGGAAAGATGGTGACAGCAGCAGCCCATTAATTGACAGTAGGCGAAATAGTTCTGGCGGCGACTCCACCGGTTTCTATGAACGGCCTTTAAATATAAACCGTCAATCATCTTGGAATCGGCGTTCGAACAGCTCGTCAGACCTCACAATAGGCAGCAATCGAAATCGTCACAATCCCAGTCTGCCTACCTCGCCCACCAGAGAGCGGCTGTGTGCACCCTCTGCTACACCTCTGTTAGACATGACTTCACTCCAAAAATACTCTAGAACCAACTATTCAAGAACGACAGAGGAATTAGAATTCCAAGTCATGCAGTTGGAACATTTTTTGGACGAATATCGAACCATAGgtaatcaattatttacatCATCTAAGGAGACTAAAGAGAACTTGCAAAAATCTAGACCTATTGTGAGTGAAGAATTAGTTATTTTGAAAGCATCACCTTATGTAACTGGAATGTCGTCTGCAGCGTTACCTGATGCGGCATCTCCATTGACGCTCAATGCTTCAGAGCTCAGCTCTCAAACAGTTACGGAAAGACGCTCACTATACCTTAATTAA